TTTTGTTTTATAAACTGCATATTATTTCAATTTTGTTCACAAAAAGAGTTGTTTTATGTAACAATCGCAAAGTTAAATATTATTTTCAAGAAAACAATTCAATCTTACATTATTGCCATTGCAAATTATAAGAATTAACTTTGCCCGAATATTAATGAAAGAAATATGAATAACGATAAGAACTACAAAGGGCATATGGCCATGTTGGCGGCAAGTATTATATGGGGATTAAACTCTCCAATAGGCAAAGCCGCCTTAGATTATGGTATTCCTCCGCTCTCTCTTACCACATTTCGTTTCTTCGGAGCAGCAATAGCTTTCTGGATTGTGTCTCTCTTTACAAAAAAGGAACATGTTAAGCACGAAGACCTGCTTCTGCTTTTCTTTGCTTCACTCTTTGGAATTGTTTTAAACCAGGGAACTTTCATTTTCGGCCTTTCTTTAACTTCTCCTATTGATGCCTCGATAGTAACTACTATGGCACCGATAGTAACCATGATTGTTGCCGCTATTGTACTTAAAGAACCAGTAACCGGCAAAAAAGTTCTCGGAATATTTGTTGGAGCCATCGGAGCACTATTACTAATAATTACCAGTCAAAGCGCTACTGGCGGTAAATCCGGTAGTATTTGGGGAGATATGCTCTGCCTGAC
This genomic interval from uncultured Bacteroides sp. contains the following:
- a CDS encoding DMT family transporter — translated: MNNDKNYKGHMAMLAASIIWGLNSPIGKAALDYGIPPLSLTTFRFFGAAIAFWIVSLFTKKEHVKHEDLLLLFFASLFGIVLNQGTFIFGLSLTSPIDASIVTTMAPIVTMIVAAIVLKEPVTGKKVLGIFVGAIGALLLIITSQSATGGKSGSIWGDMLCLTAQLSFAIYLTVFKDLIQRYSSVTIMKWMFVYASMCFIPFSYSDVASINFSAVPLKVYAEISFVVLAATFLAYLFVMTGQKVLRPTIVSMYNYVQPIVASFVAVSVGMDTFGWPKAAAIILVFVGVFIVTQSKSKAQLDAEVLYQEIDQPEEKIKENDY